The genomic region CTTTCTCCGGGATGACCTCCTCTGGAAGCCTTATGACCCTTCTGTAACCGCTGTAGTAGCGCTCGATCCTTATTGCCCCTTCCCTCTCAAGCTCCTTCTCGCGCCTTACCTGGGCCTCGATGTAGACGGTGTCCTCGGTAACGCGGAGCTTTATGTCCTCCTTCCTGACTCCCGGAAGCTCGACGGTGATGACGAAGCGGTCTCCTTTGTCGAAGATGTCGGCGAAGGGCTCCCTCCAGGTCTCGCGGAACTCAAAGCGCTCCTCCGGCTCGCGCCAGCTCCAGATTCTCGGCCCGCGCATGAAGTCCCTGAATATGGCGTCAATCTCCTCCTGTATCTCCCTCATAAGGTCGAAGGGGTCCCAGTAGCGGTCCCTCCTCCAGACCATCGGCACCACCTCCCGGTGCCTTTTTGATTACCAGTAGTTACTAAAAAGAGAAGCCTTTATAAACTTTTCGATTTTAGTTAGGGGAGGTAAGTTTAAGAGAAGAAGTGTGGAGAGAAGGGAAGGGAGGCCCTTGGGCATCACCTCCGCAGGGTTCTTGGAAAGGCCCCTGAAGCCATCCAGCCCGGGATCCCTGCCACGAGCCCGCAACTTACTCGGGAATATATTGGAATTTCCGAAGATTCCTGCAAATTAATAGGAGTTCTTCGAATATATTAAGGTTTCGGTTCAGAGTTTGAACCCGCGATGAGTGAAGTCTATAAAAGCCATTAACTTTTGATGAACAGGCGAACTTCATGGTTCTATTATGTCATTCTGCCCAACGGCTGTGGCCTCGTATCCGAGTCCCCTCAGTATCCCCGCGAACTCACCGGCGAAGCCGTAAACGGTAAAGACCTTCTCGGGCCGAACCTTTTCCACTATTCTCACTAGCTCCCAGAAGTCGGCGTGGTTGCTCAGCTTAAGCCTTCCGAAACCTGAAACGGTAAGCTCCCACGGTGAGAGCGAGTCCTCAACCCTCGGCGAGCGGTAGGAACGCAGAACAACCTCTCCATCCCTCTCGATGTTTTTGAAGGTAACACCGAACTTGGAGTAAACCCTCGCCACCTTCAGCATTGTCCTGCTCGGCCTAACCGTGTAGCCGTGAAGCTCAAGTATCTTCATGACTTCCTGGGCCTTCCCGGTCTGGTTCACGTAGAGGACCGGCCTCTTTCTCCTGTCTAGGGCTTCCTCCACGAAGGCTATTAGCTTCTTCTCCGCCTCCCTCGGCGAGGGAAAGGTGAAGCTCGGAACCCCAAAGGTCGCCTCGATTATCAGAAAGTCCGCCTTCGGAAAACGGCTCTTCTCAGCTGTTCTGAGCTTGAACCACTTGGTGTCGCCGGTGTAGAAGAGCGTCCCGGTATCGAGCCAGAGTTTTATTCCGGCTGAGCCGAGCATGTGGCCGGCCGGGTAGAGCTTTGCCTTGAAGTCTCCAATGTAGAACCTCTCCCCGAAATCAACCTCCTTGTAAAAGCCGCCTTTCCTCAGGTGGCTGAGGTACTTTGTTGCCTTTGTCGCAAAGATAATTTCACCGCTTACGAAGTGATCGCTGTGGGCGTGGCTCTGGAAGGTGAAGCGAGCGGAGCTGTCGAGGCCTACTTTCCCGATTATCATTGTTATTGATTCCACTCCCCCCAATATTAACCTTCCCGCCCGAAATCCTTAACTACATTCATTTCGATAGAATTCTGGGTGTTGAGATGGAGACCTACGTTATCGAGACGGGGGAACTCACCAAGTTCTTCGGCAAGAGAAACGTCGTCTACCATCTGAATCTCAAAGTGCCTAAGGGTGCTGTCTACGGCTTCCTCGGTCCGAACGGAGCGGGAAAGACGACTACAATTAAGATGCTCACAGGCGCTCTAAAACCCACCTACGGCGAAATAAGGATTTTCGGCATGGAGATGCCTCGCGAAAGGGTTAAAATCATGAGAAAAATCGGCTACATGCCGGAAAAGTCCATAGCCTACGATGATATGACGGTCTTC from Thermococcus sp. harbors:
- a CDS encoding Hsp20/alpha crystallin family protein, with amino-acid sequence MVWRRDRYWDPFDLMREIQEEIDAIFRDFMRGPRIWSWREPEERFEFRETWREPFADIFDKGDRFVITVELPGVRKEDIKLRVTEDTVYIEAQVRREKELEREGAIRIERYYSGYRRVIRLPEEVIPEKAKARYNNGVLEIEIPKKRPSKPEKEGFEVKIE
- a CDS encoding MBL fold metallo-hydrolase; its protein translation is MIIGKVGLDSSARFTFQSHAHSDHFVSGEIIFATKATKYLSHLRKGGFYKEVDFGERFYIGDFKAKLYPAGHMLGSAGIKLWLDTGTLFYTGDTKWFKLRTAEKSRFPKADFLIIEATFGVPSFTFPSPREAEKKLIAFVEEALDRRKRPVLYVNQTGKAQEVMKILELHGYTVRPSRTMLKVARVYSKFGVTFKNIERDGEVVLRSYRSPRVEDSLSPWELTVSGFGRLKLSNHADFWELVRIVEKVRPEKVFTVYGFAGEFAGILRGLGYEATAVGQNDIIEP